One genomic region from Onychostoma macrolepis isolate SWU-2019 chromosome 23, ASM1243209v1, whole genome shotgun sequence encodes:
- the src gene encoding proto-oncogene tyrosine-protein kinase Src isoform X2: protein MGGAKSKPKELGQRSRSLDDGTGGHHHSPNQSSFTPNRSPPVDGTRRGTQPNIINAEQALFGGVNSNNSITSPHRVGTLSGGVTTFVALYDYESRTASDLSFRKGERLQIVNNTEGDWWLARSLTTGESGYIPSNYVAPSDSIQAEEWYFGKITRRDSERLLLSLENRRGTFLVRESETTKGAYCLSVLDYDNVKGLNVKHYKIRKLDSGGFYITSRTQFSTLQQLVNHYRQHADGLCHCLTDVCPVLKPQTQGLARDAWEIPRDSLRLDVKLGQGCFGEVWMGTWNGTTRVAIKTLKPGTMSPEAFLQEAQVMKKLRHEKLVQLYAVVSEEPIYIVTEYMGQGSLLDFLKGDMGKMLRLPQLVDMASQIASGMAYVERMNYVHRDLRAANILVSDNLVCKVADFGLARLIEDNEYTARQGAKFPIKWTAPEAALYGRFTIKSDVWSFGVLLTELTTKGRVPYPGMVNREVLDQVERGYRMPCPAECPESLHELMLTCWRKEPEERPTFEYLQGFLEDYFTSTEPQYQPGENL from the exons ATGGGCGGAGCCAAGAGTAAACCCAAAGAGCTCGGCCAGCGCTCCCGGAGTCTGGACGATGGCACCGGAGGACACCATCACAGTCCCAACCAGTCGTCCTTCACGCCCAACCGGAGTCCGCCGGTGGACGGCACCAGACGCGGCACCCAGCCCAACATCATCAACGCGGAGCAGGCACTGTTTGGAGGCGTGAACTCGAACAACAGCATCACGTCTCCTCACAGGGTCGGCACGCTCTCTG GCGGCGTGACCACGTTTGTGGCTTTGTATGACTACGAGTCACGAACCGCCTCTGATTTGTCATTCAGGAAAGGAGAACGACTCCAGATTGTCAATAACAC GGAAGGCGACTGGTGGTTGGCTCGCTCGCTGACGACAGGAGAGAGTGGATACATTCCCAGCAATTACGTGGCACCGTCGGATTCCATCCAGGCTGAAGA ATGGTACTTTGGAAAGATCACACGCAGGGACTCTGAGCGGCTCCTTTTGAGTCTGGAAAACAGGAGAGGAACTTTCCTGGTCAGAGAGAGTGAGACAACCAAAG GTGCCTACTGTCTTTCCGTTCTGGATTACGACAACGTCAAAGGTCTAAATGTCAAACATTACAAGATCAGGAAGCTGGACAGCGGGGGATTTTACATCACGTCGCGCACACAGTTCAGTACTTTACAGCAGCTGGTCAACCACTACCGCC AGCACGCAGACGGCCTGTGTCACTGTCTGACTGACGTGTGTCCCGTGCTGAAGCCTCAGACTCAGGGCCTGGCACGGGACGCCTGGGAGATCCCACGCGACTCTCTGAGACTGGACGTCAAACTGGGCCAGGGCTGCTTCGGAGAGGTCTGGATGG GCACTTGGAACGGCACGACACGCGTGGCCATCAAGACCCTGAAGCCTGGCACTATGTCTCCTGAGGCCTTCCTGCAGGAAGCACAGGTGATGAAGAAACTCCGGCACGAGAAGCTGGTGCAGCTTTACGCTGTCGTCTCGGAGGAGCCCATTTACATCGTCACTGAGTACATGGGACAAG GAAGTCTGCTGGATTTCCTTAAGGGTGACATGGGGAAAATGCTGCGGTTGCCTCAGCTTGTGGATATGGCTTCTCAG ATCGCCTCTGGAATGGCGTACGTGGAAAGAATGAACTATGTGCACAGGGACCTCAGGGCTGCCAACATCCTGGTGAGTGATAACCTGGTGTGTAAAGTGGCTGACTTCGGCCTCGCTCGACTCATAGAGGACAACGAATACACGGCCAGACAGG GAGCCAAGTTTCCCATCAAGTGGACTGCGCCAGAGGCGGCGCTTTACGGCCGCTTCACCATCAAATCTGACGTGTGGTCGTTTGGGGTCTTACTGACGGAGCTGACGACCAAAGGCAGGGTGCCTTATCCAG GTATGGTGAACCGGGAGGTGCTGGACCAGGTGGAGCGTGGTTACAGGATGCCCTGTCCCGCCGAGTGCCCCGAATCCCTGCACGAGCTGATGCTGACCTGCTGGCGCAAGGAGCCCGAAGAGCGGCCCACCTTTGAATACCTCCAGGGCTTTCTGGAAGACTACTTCACCTCCACTGAACCACAGTACCAGCCAGGCGAGAACCTCTAG
- the src gene encoding proto-oncogene tyrosine-protein kinase Src isoform X1, translating into MGGAKSKPKELGQRSRSLDDGTGGHHHSPNQSSFTPNRSPPVDGTRRGTQPNIINAEQALFGGVNSNNSITSPHRVGTLSGGVTTFVALYDYESRTASDLSFRKGERLQIVNNTRKLNPREGDWWLARSLTTGESGYIPSNYVAPSDSIQAEEWYFGKITRRDSERLLLSLENRRGTFLVRESETTKGAYCLSVLDYDNVKGLNVKHYKIRKLDSGGFYITSRTQFSTLQQLVNHYRQHADGLCHCLTDVCPVLKPQTQGLARDAWEIPRDSLRLDVKLGQGCFGEVWMGTWNGTTRVAIKTLKPGTMSPEAFLQEAQVMKKLRHEKLVQLYAVVSEEPIYIVTEYMGQGSLLDFLKGDMGKMLRLPQLVDMASQIASGMAYVERMNYVHRDLRAANILVSDNLVCKVADFGLARLIEDNEYTARQGAKFPIKWTAPEAALYGRFTIKSDVWSFGVLLTELTTKGRVPYPGMVNREVLDQVERGYRMPCPAECPESLHELMLTCWRKEPEERPTFEYLQGFLEDYFTSTEPQYQPGENL; encoded by the exons ATGGGCGGAGCCAAGAGTAAACCCAAAGAGCTCGGCCAGCGCTCCCGGAGTCTGGACGATGGCACCGGAGGACACCATCACAGTCCCAACCAGTCGTCCTTCACGCCCAACCGGAGTCCGCCGGTGGACGGCACCAGACGCGGCACCCAGCCCAACATCATCAACGCGGAGCAGGCACTGTTTGGAGGCGTGAACTCGAACAACAGCATCACGTCTCCTCACAGGGTCGGCACGCTCTCTG GCGGCGTGACCACGTTTGTGGCTTTGTATGACTACGAGTCACGAACCGCCTCTGATTTGTCATTCAGGAAAGGAGAACGACTCCAGATTGTCAATAACAC GAGAAAGTTGAACCCCAG GGAAGGCGACTGGTGGTTGGCTCGCTCGCTGACGACAGGAGAGAGTGGATACATTCCCAGCAATTACGTGGCACCGTCGGATTCCATCCAGGCTGAAGA ATGGTACTTTGGAAAGATCACACGCAGGGACTCTGAGCGGCTCCTTTTGAGTCTGGAAAACAGGAGAGGAACTTTCCTGGTCAGAGAGAGTGAGACAACCAAAG GTGCCTACTGTCTTTCCGTTCTGGATTACGACAACGTCAAAGGTCTAAATGTCAAACATTACAAGATCAGGAAGCTGGACAGCGGGGGATTTTACATCACGTCGCGCACACAGTTCAGTACTTTACAGCAGCTGGTCAACCACTACCGCC AGCACGCAGACGGCCTGTGTCACTGTCTGACTGACGTGTGTCCCGTGCTGAAGCCTCAGACTCAGGGCCTGGCACGGGACGCCTGGGAGATCCCACGCGACTCTCTGAGACTGGACGTCAAACTGGGCCAGGGCTGCTTCGGAGAGGTCTGGATGG GCACTTGGAACGGCACGACACGCGTGGCCATCAAGACCCTGAAGCCTGGCACTATGTCTCCTGAGGCCTTCCTGCAGGAAGCACAGGTGATGAAGAAACTCCGGCACGAGAAGCTGGTGCAGCTTTACGCTGTCGTCTCGGAGGAGCCCATTTACATCGTCACTGAGTACATGGGACAAG GAAGTCTGCTGGATTTCCTTAAGGGTGACATGGGGAAAATGCTGCGGTTGCCTCAGCTTGTGGATATGGCTTCTCAG ATCGCCTCTGGAATGGCGTACGTGGAAAGAATGAACTATGTGCACAGGGACCTCAGGGCTGCCAACATCCTGGTGAGTGATAACCTGGTGTGTAAAGTGGCTGACTTCGGCCTCGCTCGACTCATAGAGGACAACGAATACACGGCCAGACAGG GAGCCAAGTTTCCCATCAAGTGGACTGCGCCAGAGGCGGCGCTTTACGGCCGCTTCACCATCAAATCTGACGTGTGGTCGTTTGGGGTCTTACTGACGGAGCTGACGACCAAAGGCAGGGTGCCTTATCCAG GTATGGTGAACCGGGAGGTGCTGGACCAGGTGGAGCGTGGTTACAGGATGCCCTGTCCCGCCGAGTGCCCCGAATCCCTGCACGAGCTGATGCTGACCTGCTGGCGCAAGGAGCCCGAAGAGCGGCCCACCTTTGAATACCTCCAGGGCTTTCTGGAAGACTACTTCACCTCCACTGAACCACAGTACCAGCCAGGCGAGAACCTCTAG